In Bombus huntii isolate Logan2020A chromosome 9, iyBomHunt1.1, whole genome shotgun sequence, a single window of DNA contains:
- the LOC126869874 gene encoding uncharacterized protein C18orf63-like, with protein sequence MDACNLVNKKKEQSVLYASFPEMSNLCCAICEIDFLEVHDASAKSNFHWQTIKCRLLIHLISDVIASPVMGTERYIFVITHKQFSQNGRLEQILRNFKLVYQGSRPVTTEVYKSCLRYTMQTKIAPLWNKVDDYFVQGKNFYNFIEGTRALKLDVLIEDRKMCLQLHAEILKIPYIKLEDYLSPSIISHFLADPKGYVDLSRYNLPFVYVLPSTKKAKLLSVSKELPAKCAFKDYDQLRRHWKNMYGYYLPKNKGGILFYEIKFLISKSKVFTYPHMCVASSPLEIIPNREKESTITQFLSDILMKLPAVCGKRLQISKDTPFDTKSLNIKSSNASPKDTGLSTHLKEKENIVSQLELSDKYIDGLTKDVNAAISLRTRLTKIHQIHQKLNNRDVKENQSGTKIIIYLYKYT encoded by the exons ATGGATGCTTGTAATCTTGtgaataagaaaaaagaacaatcGGTTCTGTACGCTTCATTTCCGGAAATGAGTAACCTATGTTGTGCAATTTGCGAAATTGATTTTCTTGAAGTTCATGATGCATCGGcgaaatcaaattttcattgGCAAACAATTAAGTGCCG atTACTTATTCATTTAATATCTGACGTTATTGCTTCACCAGTAATGGGTACagaaagatatatatttgttataacgcATAAACAATTTTCTCAAAATGGTAGATTGGAacaaattttaagaaattttaaacTAGTG TATCAAGGATCAAGACCAGTTACTACAGAAGTTTATAAAAGTTGTCTTAGGTATACCATGCAAACTAAGATAGCTCCTTTGTGGAATAAAGTTGATGATTATTTTGTTCaaggaaaaaatttttataactttatagAAGGAACTAGAGCATTAAAATTAGATGTACTTATAGAGG ATAGAAAAATGTGTTTGCAACTTCATGCAGAAATACTTAAAATTCCATATATAAAACTTGAAGACTATCTTTCACCATCTATTATATCACATTTTTTAGCAGACCCTAAAGGATACGTCGATTTATCTCGTTATAATCTTCCATTTGTATATGTATTACCAAg TACAAAGAAAGCCAAACTATTATCTGTGTCTAAAGAACTTCCAGCAAAATGTGCTTTTAAAGATTATGACCAATTACGTAGACACTGGAAAAATATG tatggatattatttaccaaaaaataaaggtggaattttattttatgaaattaaatttttgatTTCCAAATCCAAGGTTTTTACATATCCTCATATGTGTGTAGCAAGTAGTCCATTAGAAATTATTCCAAATAGAGAGAAAGAATCTACAATTACACAGTTTTTATCTGATATACTTATGAAATTACCTGCAGTTTGTGGTAAACGGCTACAGATATCCAAGGATACCCCATTTGATACA AAATCTTTAAATATAAAGTCAAGTAATGCATCACCAAAGGACACAGGATTAAGTACACACCTTAAGGAAAAGGAGAATATCGTCTCACAATTAGAATTGTCTGATAAATATATAGATGGGTTGACAAAAGATGTAAATGCTGCTATATCATTAAGAACACGATTAACTAAAATTCATCAAATTCATCAAAAATTAAACAACAGGGATGTGAAAGAAAATCAAAGTGGTACTAAGATAATAATATACCTGTACAAATATAcctaa
- the LOC126869873 gene encoding transcription factor GAGA isoform X1 produces MGSSGQLYSLSWGEFSSSLASAVQLLRGHGDLVDVTLAAGGRSFPAHKIVLCAASPFLLDLLKSTPCQHPVVMLAGIGADDLESLLEFVYRGEVSVEPSQLPSLLQAAHCLCIHGLTPPTILTENGEEVPVSAIPTANETLSKESISPYFPLKRRKKRRKSSSSSGKWPRNANTADNENRTIDGSDNSRSANYEHKDEDNTEHGDDTANDRLEYSNHRSCHSPRAQEAQPVSTENSQTGTHQDQISDNESHLHTLMPMQPYSPLHIPQFPGPLNMGFPPGIPLPLVTQGTTAGTASCGLTGNMNLSKIRGASDCPGVCPLCGATLRQARNLRRHLLSSCKYRFSSNPVQSSPADTMMIEVKPEVELSSYNEQSMTYGTDSGSSTCEQIICKPSPLPSPTSQGPNVVSPRSNVPSPTIAR; encoded by the exons ATGGGAAGCAGTGGTCAATTGTATAGCCTGTCTTGGGGAGAGTTTAGTTCATCACTTGCTTCTGCGGTACAATTATTAAGAGGTCATGGAGATCTGGTTGATGTTACATTAGCTGCTGGTGGACGCAGTTTCCCTGCACATAAAATTGTTCTTTGTGCAGCTAGTCCTTTTTTATTGGATTTATTAAAG AGCACACCATGTCAACATCCAGTAGTTATGTTAGCTGGTATAGGAGCAGATGATTTGGAATCATTGTTGGAGTTTGTGTATCGTGGTGAAGTGAGCGTAGAACCTTCTCAATTACCCTCACTCCTTCAAGCTGCTCATTGTCTTTGTATTCATGGATTAACACCTCCTACTATATTGACTGAG AATGGGGAAGAGGTGCCTGTATCAGCAATACCAACAGCAAATGAAACTTTATCAAAAGAAAGCATTAGTCCATATTTTCCattgaaacgaagaaagaaaagaagaaagtcaTCTTCATCTTCTGGAAAATGGCCACGTAATGCCAATACTGCTGATAATGAAAATAGGACTATAGATGGAAGTGATAATAGCCGTTCAGCTAATTATGAGCATAAAGATGAAGATAATACAGAACATGGTGATGATACAG CAAACGATCGGTTGGAATATTCGAATCACCGAAGTTGTCACTCGCCACGTGCTCAAGAAGCGCAGCCGGTATCGACAGAAAATTCTCAGACAGGAACACATCAGGATCAAATATCGGACAATGAATCGCACCTTCACACTTTAATGCCAATGCAGCCATATTCTCCACTACATATACCGCAATTTCCTGGTCCCTTAAATATGGGCTTTCCTCCTGGTATACCACTCCCACTAGTTACTCAGGGTACAACTGCTGGAACAGCGTCTTGTGGGCTGACAGGCAATATGAATTTGTCTAAAATACGTGGTGCATCCGACTGTCCAGGCGTTTGTCCATTATGTGGTGCTACGTTACGGCAAGCGAGAAATTTACGTAGACACCTATTATCCTCTTGCAAATATCGATTTAGTAGTAATCCGGTTCAGAGTTCCCCAGCTGATACAATGATGATAGAAGTAAAGCCTGAAGTCGAGTTATCGAGTTACAATGAGCAGTCAATGACGTATGGAACTGATAGTGGAAGTAGTACCTGTGAGCAAATAA
- the LOC126869871 gene encoding uncharacterized protein LOC126869871, with protein MEWEVIKALQKGEYTLNKVNSYGENLLHISAANGCIDITKEIFRKHDCCHIIDRKNKFGWTPLMLAIRNRKIKMVKYLLQKNANVNESTDLGMSVFGLAAAINRDMFETIYEACPSALLNSLNDDVTPLCIAAMKNDKNLFFRLIELGFNVSKSNDYTYSTMKQSIVPEIKNLAKYFDTEDYWNDNSDNILIENEPDNKDCLSLSKLVNKNNSNKSPLNVHKIPLVTFDTTMCNNVNCNNNVIKDPNKLSKPCALSLETNHSESVQTSLISPTLTCNLNELLPTSPNIYFTQNKHNEEINFNIKDETKDKQLFVNEDEIMLTCSRSGKNVSELPLQRLQSIRPQDLNIQYKEDLDTTLEYVPEFSPLRQQNIPPNMNDENVFGENTPTPPRYKTPPRGMILNSEEAKMFVLLKHYGLGQYVPIFLEQEVDIDLFMTLTNEDLIEIGIKNEADRKAILEVINRS; from the exons ATGGAGTGGGAAGTCATAAAAGCGTTACAAAAAGGGG AATACACGCTGAATAAGGTGAACAGTTACGgagaaaatttattacacaTTAGTGCAGCAAATGGTTGTATTGATATcacaaaagaaatttttcgaaaacaTGATTGCTGTCATATTATtgatagaaaaaataaatttggttgGACACCATTAATGCTAGCAATAcgcaatagaaaaattaaaatggttaaatatcttttacaaaaaaatgCTAATGTGAATGAATCAACTGATTTAG GCATGTCTGTTTTTGGATTGGCAGCTGCAATAAATAGAGATATGTTTGAAACTATATATGAAGCATGCCCATCAGCACTATTGAATTCTCTAAATGATGATGTTACACCACTTTGCATTGCAGCtatgaaaaatgataaaaatttattttttagattaATAGAATTAGGAtttaatgtttcaaaaagta aTGACTATACTTATAGTACGATGAAGCAGTCGATAGTgccagaaataaaaaatttggcAAAATATTTTGACACAGAAGATTATTGGAATGATAACTCAGATAACATTCTTATAGAAAATGAACCAGATAACAAGGACTGTTTAAGTCTTTCCAAACTAGTGAAcaaaaataatagtaataagtCTCCTTTAAATGTTCATAAGATACCGTTAGTTACATTTGATACTACAATGTGCAATAATGTCAACTGTAACAACAATGTCATAAAAGATCCAAATAAGCTTTCAAAACCTTGTGCATTAAGTTTAGAGACAAATCATTCAGAAAGCGTTCAGACTAGTTTAATTTCACCCACTTTGACTTGCAATCTGAACGAACTGTTACCTACATCtccaaatatatattttacacaaaataaacataatgaggaaattaatttcaatataaaagaTGAAACAAAAGATAAACAGTTATTTGTAAATGAAGATGAAATAATGCTAACTTGTTCGAGAAGTGGAAAGAATGTAAGCGAACTACCTTTGCAGAG ATTACAGTCCATTCGGCCACaagatttaaatattcaatacaAAGAAGATCTTGATACTACTCTTGAATATGTGCCTGAATTTAGTCCATTGCGCCAACAAAATATTCCTCCAAATATGAATGATGAAAATGTATTTGGGGAAAATACACCAACACCACCACGTTACAAGACACCTCCAAGAGGAATGATTTTAAATTCAGAAGAAGCAAAAATGTtcgttttattaaaacattacGGATTAGGTCAATACGTGCCTATATTTCTCGAACAAgaa GTTGACATTGATTTGTTTATGACTTTAACTAATGaagatttaattgaaattggTATAAAAAATGAAGCTGACAGAAAAGCTATATTAGAAGTGATAAACAGATCATAA